One part of the Vanessa atalanta chromosome 4, ilVanAtal1.2, whole genome shotgun sequence genome encodes these proteins:
- the LOC125077660 gene encoding intraflagellar transport protein 88 homolog — protein MLGSRYSASRQGLDKPPRTAVVIDDDDELYKGFNDVSPALDTRSLREDQAFQQTIRTPGIGRQMTSRLNTGMFRVGTVSVRGGSRAGTASARPVTAVRAAGYTSTRDAPARDDKKEDSIEDKIRQMEAKIMTLVEESCVLSARPNSEDETDTQREQNMSQALAKAQEASTLERQLIRMQEQANLGDSHNLDLTFAVLCNLADQYALNEMYTEALNTYQLLTRNKVFPHANRLKVNMGNIYFKMGEHPKALKLYRMALDQTPTAEKDLRMKVMHNIGLLLVRMGKFRDAVTNFQHIMHEQGDFQTGLHLVLCSVALDDAEGGKAAFHAMLDVEPPTYHHDIAIDDENDAYECVVRDVVRGDRLSRWSRVAAAHAERCLALAAAALMRPLARSHRDDDAGSASWCVEALRGYSGGGAGSRLELGSALAALRSAAGATGSSGSGTTGAIAAGTRALQRLKAVARAHPNDRVLRAEANTDAAFVAYALGKFSEAHSLSEAASRDDPYSCAARVCSVLSELAAARLASPASPSATSDSNAARAAATSLVAATHLDPTDLIAMHNSALALELSGEVEGAQARWQRVRNSTDAGATLRALAAAGLARTARAHAERGNLAAEHWYSIIGNWDVGVSCALAELHSEMGDTQTAKHHYQDVEAAWASAAALRWLAADAAPEAALRLARRAARLQPANPEWGLLMGSCLRASGRYQEALAVYKKLNAKFPDNIQCLKLIVKLCGDQGLAETSAWSRELQRRKQQERVHVASADSASSRASHSPVLQTQPQGAARAEGGGARRARTNINESFSQESMQPLTRSLTRTDSKKKTLEDFDDDLPLPPE, from the exons ATGTTAGGATCAAGATACAGTGCGTCCAGGCAGGGCCTAGACAAACCTCCGCGTACTGCAGTGGTGATCGACGATGACGATGAATTGTACAAAGGATTCAACGACGTATCTCCAGCATTAGACACGCGAAGTCTTCGTGAAGATCAAGCTTTTCAACAAACGATAAGAACTCCTGGAATCGGCAGGCAGATGACTAGTCGATTGAACACTGGG ATGTTCCGCGTGGGCACGGTGAGCGTGCGGGGCGGCTCGCGCGCGGGCACGGCCTCGGCGCGGCCCGTCACCGCCGTGCGCGCCGCCGGGTACACGTCCACGCGGGACGCGCCCGCCAGGGACGACAAGAAGGAGGATAG TATTGAAGATAAAATAAGGCAAATGGAAGCAAAAATAATGACTTTGGTAGAGGAGTCGTGTGTTTTAAGCGCGCGTCCCAACTCTGAAGACGAAACTGACACTCAAAGAGAACAAAATATGAGTCAG gcATTAGCCAAAGCTCAAGAGGCATCTACACTGGAAAGACAGTTGATACGAATGCAAGAACAAGCCAATCTGGGCGATTCTCATAATTTGGACTTAACGTTCGCT GTGCTCTGTAATTTAGCAGACCAATATGCTCTAAATGAAATGTACACAGAAGCTCTCAACACCTACCAACTTCTCACCAGGAATAAAGTGTTTCCACACGCGAATAGACTAAAG gtaaatatgggaaatataTACTTCAAAATGGGCGAACATCCTAAGGCGCTAAAACTTTACAGAATGGCCCTCGATCAAACGCCTACAGCAGAAAAAGATTTAAG aATGAAAGTGATGCACAACATTGGTTTACTGCTTGTGCGAATGGGCAAATTCCGTGATGCTGTAACCAATTTTCAACATATAATGCATGAACAGGGTGATTTTCAAACAG gCTTACATCTCGTATTATGCTCGGTAGCATTAGATGACGCCGAGGGTGGCAAGGCGGCGTTTCATGCAATGCTCGACGTAgaaccacccacttatcacCATGATATTGCTATCGACGAT GAGAACGACGCGTACGAGTGCGTGGTCCGCGACGTGGTGCGCGGCGACCGCCTGTCGCGCTGGTCGCGTGTGGCCGCCGCGCACGCCGAACGCTGCCTCGCGCTGGCCGCCGCCGCGCTCATGCGCCCGCTCGCGCGCTCACACCGCGACGACGACGCTGG AAGCGCCTCATGGTGTGTGGAAGCTTTACGCGGCTATTCCGGCGGAGGCGCCGGTTCTCGCTTAGAACTAGGCAGTGCCTTGGCGGCACTGAGGAGCGCCGCCGGAGCTACTGGAAGTAGTGGTTCCGGTACGACGGGTGCGATAGCGGCCGGTACGCGCGCATTGCAACGATTGAAAGCTGTAGCTCGTGCACATCCCAACGACCGAGTTCTACGCGCCGAAGCCAACACCGATGCGGCATTCGTTGCATATGCG CTAGGCAAGTTTTCTGAGGCACACTCTCTAAGCGAGGCGGCGTCTCGTGACGACCCGTACAGCTGCGCAGCGCGTGTGTGCAGCGTGCTGTCGGAACTGGCGGCAGCCCGCCTCGCCTCGCCTGCCTCGCCCTCCGCAACGAGTGACTCGAATGCCGCGCGTGCCGCTGCCACCAGCCTCGTCGCTGCCACACATCTCGATCCCACTGACTTGATAGCTATGCACAATTCGG CCCTCGCTCTTGAGCTGTCGGGCGAGGTGGAGGGGGCGCAGGCGCGCTGGCAGCGCGTGCGCAACTCCACGGACGCGGGCGCCACGCTGCGCGCGCTGGCCGCCGCCGGCCTGGCGCGCACCGCCCGCGCGCACGCCGAGCGCGGGAACCTGGCCGCCGAGCACTG GTACAGCATAATAGGTAACTGGGACGTAGGCGTGTCCTGTGCGTTGGCCGAGCTGCATAGTGAGATGGGGGATACACAAACTGCCAAACATCATTACCAAGAT GTGGAGGCGGCGTGGGCGAGCGCGGCGGCGCTGCGCTGGCTGGCGGCGGACGCGGCGCCCGAGGCCGCGCTGCGCctcgcgcgccgcgccgcgcgcctgCAGCCCGCCAAC CCAGAATGGGGTCTTCTAATGGGTAGCTGTCTACGCGCCAGCGGGCGTTACCAGGAGGCTCTCGCCGTGTATAAGAAACTGAACGCGAAGTTTCCGGATAACATTCAGT GTTTGAAGTTAATTGTAAAACTGTGCGGAGACCAGGGGTTGGCCGAGACTAGCGCCTGGAGCCGGGAGCTGCAGCGACGCAAACAGCAAGAGAGAG TGCACGTGGCGTCGGCAGACAGCGCCTCTTCGCGAGCAAGCCATTCGCCTGTTCTGCAGACACAGCCTCAAG GAGCAGCGCGGGCGGAGGGCGGCGGCGCTCGTCGCGCGCGCAC TAATATAAACGAATCGTTCAGTCAAGAGAGCATGCAGCCGCTGACACGGTCCCTCACTCGCACCGACAGCAAGAAGAAAACTCTAGAAGATTTTGATGATGACCTTCCTCTACCCCCCGAGTGA